A window from Canis aureus isolate CA01 chromosome 23, VMU_Caureus_v.1.0, whole genome shotgun sequence encodes these proteins:
- the SYTL2 gene encoding synaptotagmin-like protein 2 isoform X5 — MLTCMVNPASTVIDTWENTRKSTVSPAKQRKNPFNSSKLPEDHLSQQTKGETSKNGKAGFSQTSKEGELSEAKEKSPIPDISSQNLEKPKQTFPGPENGSPIKAPIPKARRMLHKSQELKQDDKQSFPRQGTDSLSTRGAPKGILKRNSSSSSTDSETVRFHQNFEPKSKIVSPGLTIHERLSEKEHSLEDDSSSHSPEPLKHVRFSAVKDELPQIPGLSHGREVGEFSVLESDRLKNGTEDNVDVDEFWNDAKPSQSRKPLPLHQSASSPSASENETHQLVTSGSFPISEHQSPSEVLTARPESIENPPTINEQKAKSSELSRLESELSKSPADGLSSVEPEPFQVPDHSSRDHQQGKPPLLKALKARTSSHSGPFATEIRKTTDDSISKVLDWFNRSSHSEDNKSSLQHPQRIESKEETNSESQTATVLVTDDTSVKENGSKALLSTKVKLMPMESDSTFHRKGNTLLSGNCQNNNVNIKPKSINLSQQGKEGPGILQPFEIYGPNQGSKTMDYSQSSKNIGDRNQVLHPTRNYSYSALKGADAEDQVPHIKDVGSSGKEEPEFHVYEKNRGKSEVNFDSSTLVKEPSLKDNMKAERKSKEGDTYILKASLQPENIESLHKATKNKSWKKPEVQLQETGEVPKNQVQREKYKRVSERISFWEGEKAAATLTHKEPSLSCSQGKPSAKAYQPVKPMDSLSTGQSEYNQVTSKQVVLDESGHTAHLSSFYSSNKSKETRPQISGPCKNYPSVDQSGEASPFQNKINEPIKRLPVAESWHHERDITSPAWQHPSNIGSGTPTPLQKDKSLIGESNPNFKVMSLKEKVDEPNTEQVYNRSQFENLRKFWDLGANPNSEDNVEKNTTTINQKYSVPFNSQKHKGFSDIKSPGKNIHEIGLVPGKKKILAREETEKLNSKCTLQVLPDETVFPLTSSRKSTHHLPGNESSKENVGKNTKWFVTPVFKEEKDYSDHEIQEAIVKTSVLSKDYKDTFNDSLQKLLSEASSLAMHPSGGKAHGKQMSEPDISGNKTWPQDTGFADTKEEDKGHKETINEHVDKTVAPLKVKPNTWTAGLDKLLKEATGTSPCPLPIMLEPVTTRINSEPEEGSRIYEKGIEGSHNTSAYQKEIAPFPKRKETLGIKAFPPKDESGECQLNMEDLHQMPAEGSHPSGQPSCLYRKDSSGDVANSSQEMPSSRDAHLAPQDKALPSRREISETVEKVILPPKSALNDVNAVLQKLLREACSPVEREVVPGEVNAEFPEGVQAAGSPQNSTLWAAMDIMVPDKRGFYSFNVVPDKTHNIGSYLAAPVSPSVQTHLSSDSTVTQEVAEIVRETDIQPKSEFLELSAGLEKLLKEAIETPSSKYESDTGALYPSQLTDRTEVSRQSASEFHPEEIKETVKKCQAPSISESAFDTGFKKLVRETFEAPSSQLQVSVKEETPEKESSQSEKASFLRTVPYCDWTASEASEMKLTSNVFKSHVNQCDEVLGGNEPVTDLSVDLCGSESGVESSRTPQLYMEHKIGVAETINPPEDRNSESEVTGVREGASLEPCSEEAPKAISVVRNRQPISLLGNTEKPTETSNVELILASPCKRQEKTEEKEGFSDSDFSAGDVGSNAESWRKTSSSEEEPSPVLKTLERSAARKMPSKSLEDISSDSPNQAKVDNLPEELVRSAEDDQKADQEPDTNECIPGISTVPSQPDNPFSHPDKLKRMSKSVPAFLQDESDDRETDTASESSYQLSRHKKSPSSLTNLSSSSGMTSLSSVSGSVMSVYSGDFGNLEVKGNIQFAIDYVDSLKELHVFVAQCKDLAAADIKKQRSDPYVKTYLLPDKGKMGKKKTLVVKKTLNPVYNEILRYKIEKQILKTQKLNVSVWHRDTFKRNSFLGEVELDLETWDWDNKQNKQLKWYPLKRKTAPVPLEAENRGEMKLALQYVPEPTPGKKLPTTGEVHIWVKECLDLPQLRGSHLNSFVKCIILPDTSRKSRQKTRAVGKTTNPVFNHTMVYDGFRPEDLTEACVELTVWDHHKLTNQFLGGLRIGFGTGKSYGTEVDWMDSTSEEVALWEKMVNSPNTWIEATLPLRMLLIAKISK, encoded by the exons ATGCTAACCTG CATGGTAAATCCAGCTTCCACTGTGATTGATACCTGGGAAAACACAAGGAAGTCCACTGTGTCTCCAGCTAAG CAAAGGAAGAATCCGTTTAATAGCTCCAAGTTGCCAGAAGATCACTTATCTCAACAAACCAAAGGTGAGACGTCAAAAAATGGAAAGGCTGGTTTCTCTCAGACTTCAAAAgaag GTGAATTGTCAGAGGCAAAAGAAAAGTCACCTATCCCAGATATTTCAAGCCAAAATTTagagaaaccaaaacaaacattTCCAGGCCCTGAGAATGGATCCCCAATCAAAGCTCCAATCCCTAAAGCCAGAAGAATGCTCCACAAATCACAGGAGTTAAAACAAGATGATAAGCAATCTTTTCCTAGACAAGGGACAGACTCTCTGAGCACAAGGGGAGCTCCAAAAGGAATCCTGAAGCGCAATTCCAGTTCCAGCAGCACAGACTCAGAAACAGTTCGTTTTCATCAGAACTTTGAACCCAAAAGCAAAATTGTGTCACCTGGCCTAACCATCCATGAGAGACTTTCTGAGAAGGAGCATTCTTTAGAGGATGACTCCTCCTCACACTCACCAGAGCCATTAAAGCATGTGAGATTCTCTGCAGTGAAGGATGAACTCCCACAGATTCCTGGGCTAAGCCATGGCCGGGAAGTAGGAGAATTTAGTGTTTTAGAATCCGACAGGTTGAAGAATGGAACGGAAGATAATGTGGATGTAGATGAGTTTTGGAATGACGCTAAGCCTTCCCAATCCAGGAAGCCTTTGCCTTTACATCAATCAGCCTCAAGCCCAAGTGCATCAGAAAATGAAACACATCAGCTAGTGACATCTGGTTCTTTTCCAATTAGTGAGCATCAATCTCCCTCAGAAGTTTTAACTGCAAGACCAGAGTCCATTGAGAATCCACCTACCATCAATGAACAGAAAGCTAAATCATCAGAATTATCAAGGCTTGAATCAGAGTTGTCTAAAAGCCCTGCTG ATGGACTGTCTAGTGTTGAGCCTGAGCCATTTCAGGTGCCAGATCACAGTTCTAGAGACCATCAGCAAGGTAAGCCCCCACTTCTCAAGGCTCTAAAAGCTAGGACCTCCTCACACTCTGGTCCATTTGCCACTGAGATAAGGAAGACAACTGATGATTCCATATCTAAAGTCCTAGACTGGTTTAATCGAAGTTCTCATTCAGAAGACAATAAGTCATCTCTCCAACATCCccaaagaatagaatcgaaagaagaaacaaactcaGAATCACAGACTGCTACTGTCTTGGTGACAGATGACACCAGTGTAAAAGAAAATGGCTCAAAGGCTCTCTTATCCACCAAAGTTAAATTGATGCCTATGGAATCTGATTCAACATTCCACAGGAAGGGAAATACGCTGCTTTCTGGAAATTGccaaaataataatgtaaatataaaaccCAAATCTATTAATTTGTCCCAACAAGGCAAGGAAGGTCCAGGCATATTGCAACCTTTTGAAATCTATGGCCCAAATCAAGGGAGTAAAACTATGGACTATAGCCAAAGTTCAAAAAACATAGGAGACAGAAATCAGGTACTTCACCCTACCAGAAACTATTCCTACAGTGCTCTCAAAGGAGCTGATGCAGAAGACCAAGTTCCACACATTAAGGATGTTGGCAGTTCAGGTAAAGAAGAGCCTGAATTTcatgtttatgaaaaaaatagaggaaagtcAGAAGTGAATTTTGACTCTTCAACACTTGTCAAAGAACCAAGTTTGAAAGACAAcatgaaagcagagagaaagagcaaagaaggGGATACATACATCCTGAAAGCTTCTTTACAGCCAGAGAACATTGAGTCCCTACATAAGGCTACCAAAAACAAATCTTGGAAGAAGCCTGAAGTCCAATTACAAGAAACTGGTGAGGTTCCCAAGAACCAGGTGCaaagagagaaatacaaaagagttAGTGAAAGAATATCTTTCTGGGAAGGTGAGAAAGCTGCTGCTACGTTAACTCATAAAGAACCATCACTGTCATGCAGTCAAGGGAAACCTTCTGCTAAAGCGTATCAGCCTGTAAAGCCCATGGACAGTTTATCTACAGGCCAGAGTGAATATAATCAAGTCACTAGCAAACAAGTGGTCCTAGATGAAAGTGGCCACACAGCCCATCTCTCCAGTTTTTATTCCTCgaataaatcaaaagaaaccaGGCCCCAGATATCAGGCCCATGCAAAAATTACCCTTCAGTTGACCAATCAGGTGAAGCATCTCCATTTCAGAATAAGATAAATGAACCTATAAAAAGATTGCCAGTGGCAGAGAGTTGGCATCATGAAAGGGACATTACTTCACCAGCATGGCAACATCCTTCAAATATTGGGAGTGGAACTCCTACTCCTTTGCAGAAAGACAAATCTCTAATTGGTGAATCGAATCCCAACTTTAAAGTTATGTCCCTAAAAGAAAAAGTGGATGAACCCAATACAGAACAGGTCTATAACCGCTCTCAATTTGAGAATTTGAGAAAGTTTTGGGACTTAGGAGCCAATCCAAACAGTGAAGATAATGTTGAAAAGAATACTACCACAATAAACCAGAAATATTCGGTGCCTTTTAATAGCCAGAAACACAAAGGATTCAGTGACATTAAATCACCAGGAAAGAACATCCATGAAATAGGGCTGGttccaggtaaaaaaaaaattctggcaagagaggaaacagagaaattaaattcaaagtgCACACTCCAGGTGTTACCAGATGAAACCGTATTTCCATTGACATCATCCAGAAAGTCTACTCATCATTTGCCAGGAAACGAGTCATCAAAGGAAAATGTGGGAAAGAATACAAAATGGTTTGTTACGCCAGTGTTCAAGGAAGAAAAGGATTACTCAGACCACGAGATTCAAGAAGCCATCGTTAAAACGAGTGTTTTGTCTAAAGACTACAAAGACACTTTTAATGACAGCTTACAGAAGCTACTTTCAGAAGCTTCATCACTAGCCATGCATCCTTCTGGTGGAAAAGCTCATGGAAAACAAATGTCAGAACCAgatatttctggaaataaaacATGGCCTCAAGATACAGGTTTTGCTGATACTAAGGAAGAAGACAAAGGACATAAGGAGACCATTAATGAGCATGTAGATAAAACAGTAGCTCCTCTGAAGGTTAAGCCGAACACTTGGACTGCTGGTCTAGACAAACTCCTGAAGGAAGCAACTGGAACTTCACCCTGTCCCTTGCCAATCATGTTGGAGCCTGTTACTACTAGGATCAACTCTGAGCCTGAAGAGGGTAGTAGAATTTatgaaaaaggaatagaagggagtCACAACACATCAGCCTATCAGAAAGAAATAGCTCCTTTTCCAAAGCGGAAAGAAACTTTGGGAATTAAAGCTTTCCCCCCAAAAGATGAAAGTGGTGAGTGCCAACTCAACATGGAGGACTTACATCAGATGCCTGCAGAAGGTTCTCACCCATCAGGTCAACCTTCCTGTCTTTACAGAAAAGATTCTTCTGGGGATGTGGCCAACTCTTCCCAAGAGATGCCTTCTTCCAGGGATGCTCATCTTGCTCCCCAGGATAAGGCATTACCATCGAGAAGGGAAATTTCAGAAACTGTAGAAAAAGTCATTCTTCCACCTAAATCTGCCCTGAATGATGTAAATGCTGTATTACAAAAGCTACTTAGAGAAGCATGTTCCCCAGTTGAGAGGGAAGTAGTGCCTGGAGAAGTAAACGCAGAATTTCCTGAAGGAGTACAGGCAGCAGGTAGCCCCCAAAATTCTACATTGTGGGCTGCAATGGACATTATGGTTCCAGACAAAAGGGGATTTTATTCCTTCAATGTAGTCCCTGATAAAACTCATAACATTGGATCTTATTTAGCTGCCCCAGTATCTCCATCAGTACAAACTCACCTTTCATCTGATTCCACTGTCACTCAGGAAGTAGCAGAAATTGTAAGGGAGACAGATATTCAACCTAAATCAGAGTTCCTAGAACTCAGTGCTGGGTTAGAAAAACTACTGAAGGAAGCAATTGAAACCCCCTCCTCAAAATATGAAAGTGATACAGGGGCTCTTTATCCATCACAGTTAACAGATAGAACTGAGGTGTCCAGGCAAAGTGCTTCTGAATTCCATCCTGAGGAAAtcaaagaaacagtaaaaaagtGTCAGGCTCCATCAATATCAGAGAGTGCTTTTGATACTGGTTTTAAGAAACTTGTTAGAGAAACCTTTGAAGCTCCTTCTTCCCAGCTCCAGGTGTCAGTGAAGGAAGAAACTCCTGAGAAGGAGTCTTCCCAGTCCGAGAAAGCCAGTTTCTTGAGGACAGTACCCTATTGTGACTGGACAGCCTCAGAGGCCTCTGAAATGAAGCTTACGAGTAATGTTTTCAAATCTCACGTCAACCAGTGCGATGAAGTGCTGGGAGGCAATGAACCTGTGACTGATTTATCAGTAGATCTTTGTGGTTCTGAAAGTGGGGTTGAGAGCTCTAGAACCCCACAGCTTTATATGGAACATAAAATAGGAGTCGCTGAAACTATAAACCCCCCAGAGGACAGGAATAGTGAAAGTGAGGTTACAGGTGTTCGAGAAGGAGCTTCTCTGGAGCCTTGCTCAGAAGAAGCTCCTAAAGCAATTAGTGTGGTCAGAAATAGGCAACCCATTTCTCTCCTGGGAAACACAGAAAAACCTACAGAAACAAGCAACGTTGAATTGATTCTGGCATCACCATGTAAGagacaagagaaaacagaagaaaaagaaggtttCTCTGACTCTGATTTTTCAGCTGGAGACGTGGGTTCCAATGCAGAAAGCTGGAGAAAAACCTCCA GTTCAGAAGAAGAACCCAGTCCTGTCTTGAAAACTTTGGAAAGGAGTGCTGCTAGGAAAATGCCTTCCAAAAGTCTAGAAGACATTTCATCAGATTCACCAA ATCAAGCTAAAGTAGATAATCTGCCTGAAGAATTAGTACGTAGTGCTGAAGATG ATCAAAAAGCAGATCAGGAACCAGATACAAATGAATGCATACCAGGAA TTTCCACAGTGCCTTCACAACCTGATAATCCATTTTCCCACCCTGACAAACTCAAAAGGATGAGCAAGTCCGTTCCAGCATTTCTCCAAGATGAG AGTGATGACAGAGAAACAGATACAGCATCAGAAAGCAGTTACCAGCTCAGCAGACACAAGAAGAGCCCAAGCTCTTTAACCAATCTTAGCAGCTCCTCTGGCATGACGTCCCTCTCGTCT GTGAGCGGCAGTGTGATGAGCGTATACAGTGGAGACTTTGGCAATCTGGAAGTAAAAGGAAATATTCAGTTTGCCATCGACTATGTGGACTCACTGAAGGAGTTACATGTCTTTGTGGCCCAGTGTAAAGACCTAGCAGCAGCGGATATTAAAAAACAACGCTCAGATCC ATATGTAAAGACCTATTTGTTACCAGACAAGGGCAAAATGGGCAAGAAGAAAACACTTGTAGTGAAGAAGACTTTGAATCCTGTGTATAATGAGATATTGCGG TATAAAATCGAAaagcaaatcttaaaaacacaaaaactgaacGTCTCCGTTTGGCATCGGGATACATTTAAGCGTAATAGTTTTCTAGGGGAAGTGGAACTGGACTTGGAAACTTGGGACTGGGAcaacaaacagaacaaacaatTGAAGTGGTACCCTCTGAAGCGAAAG ACTGCACCAGTTCCCCTTGAAGCAGAAAACAGAGGTGAAATGAAGTTAGCTCTCCAGTACGTCCCAGAGCCAACTCCTG GTAAAAAGCTTCCTACAACGGGAGAAGTGCACATCTGGGTAAAGGAATGTCTTGATCTACCACAGCTAAGGGGCAGCCATCTAAATTCTTTTGTTAAATG TATCATCCTTCCAGATACAAGTAGGAAAAGTCGCCAGAAAACAAGAGCTGTAGGGAAAACCACCAATCCTGTCTTCAACCACACCATGGTGTATGATGGATTCAGGCCTGAAGACCTGACAGAAGCCTGTGTAGAGCTTACTGTCTGGGACCATCACAAATTAACCAACCAGTTTTTGGGAGGTCTTCGGATTGGCTTTGGAACAG gtAAAAGCTATGGTACTGAAGTGGATTGGATGGACTCTACATCAGAAGAAGTTGCTCTCTGGGAAAAGATGGTAAATTCCCCCAACACTTGGATTGAAGCAACCCTGCCTCTCAGAATGCTGTTGATTGCCAAGATTTCAAAATGA
- the SYTL2 gene encoding synaptotagmin-like protein 2 isoform X8: MPMESDSTFHRKGNTLLSGNCQNNNVNIKPKSINLSQQGKEGPGILQPFEIYGPNQGSKTMDYSQSSKNIGDRNQVLHPTRNYSYSALKGADAEDQVPHIKDVGSSGKEEPEFHVYEKNRGKSEVNFDSSTLVKEPSLKDNMKAERKSKEGDTYILKASLQPENIESLHKATKNKSWKKPEVQLQETGEVPKNQVQREKYKRVSERISFWEGEKAAATLTHKEPSLSCSQGKPSAKAYQPVKPMDSLSTGQSEYNQVTSKQVVLDESGHTAHLSSFYSSNKSKETRPQISGPCKNYPSVDQSGEASPFQNKINEPIKRLPVAESWHHERDITSPAWQHPSNIGSGTPTPLQKDKSLIGESNPNFKVMSLKEKVDEPNTEQVYNRSQFENLRKFWDLGANPNSEDNVEKNTTTINQKYSVPFNSQKHKGFSDIKSPGKNIHEIGLVPGKKKILAREETEKLNSKCTLQVLPDETVFPLTSSRKSTHHLPGNESSKENVGKNTKWFVTPVFKEEKDYSDHEIQEAIVKTSVLSKDYKDTFNDSLQKLLSEASSLAMHPSGGKAHGKQMSEPDISGNKTWPQDTGFADTKEEDKGHKETINEHVDKTVAPLKVKPNTWTAGLDKLLKEATGTSPCPLPIMLEPVTTRINSEPEEGSRIYEKGIEGSHNTSAYQKEIAPFPKRKETLGIKAFPPKDESGSEEEPSPVLKTLERSAARKMPSKSLEDISSDSPNQAKVDNLPEELVRSAEDDQKADQEPDTNECIPGISTVPSQPDNPFSHPDKLKRMSKSVPAFLQDESDDRETDTASESSYQLSRHKKSPSSLTNLSSSSGMTSLSSVSGSVMSVYSGDFGNLEVKGNIQFAIDYVDSLKELHVFVAQCKDLAAADIKKQRSDPYVKTYLLPDKGKMGKKKTLVVKKTLNPVYNEILRYKIEKQILKTQKLNVSVWHRDTFKRNSFLGEVELDLETWDWDNKQNKQLKWYPLKRKTAPVPLEAENRGEMKLALQYVPEPTPGKKLPTTGEVHIWVKECLDLPQLRGSHLNSFVKCIILPDTSRKSRQKTRAVGKTTNPVFNHTMVYDGFRPEDLTEACVELTVWDHHKLTNQFLGGLRIGFGTGKSYGTEVDWMDSTSEEVALWEKMVNSPNTWIEATLPLRMLLIAKISK, translated from the exons ATGCCTATGGAATCTGATTCAACATTCCACAGGAAGGGAAATACGCTGCTTTCTGGAAATTGccaaaataataatgtaaatataaaaccCAAATCTATTAATTTGTCCCAACAAGGCAAGGAAGGTCCAGGCATATTGCAACCTTTTGAAATCTATGGCCCAAATCAAGGGAGTAAAACTATGGACTATAGCCAAAGTTCAAAAAACATAGGAGACAGAAATCAGGTACTTCACCCTACCAGAAACTATTCCTACAGTGCTCTCAAAGGAGCTGATGCAGAAGACCAAGTTCCACACATTAAGGATGTTGGCAGTTCAGGTAAAGAAGAGCCTGAATTTcatgtttatgaaaaaaatagaggaaagtcAGAAGTGAATTTTGACTCTTCAACACTTGTCAAAGAACCAAGTTTGAAAGACAAcatgaaagcagagagaaagagcaaagaaggGGATACATACATCCTGAAAGCTTCTTTACAGCCAGAGAACATTGAGTCCCTACATAAGGCTACCAAAAACAAATCTTGGAAGAAGCCTGAAGTCCAATTACAAGAAACTGGTGAGGTTCCCAAGAACCAGGTGCaaagagagaaatacaaaagagttAGTGAAAGAATATCTTTCTGGGAAGGTGAGAAAGCTGCTGCTACGTTAACTCATAAAGAACCATCACTGTCATGCAGTCAAGGGAAACCTTCTGCTAAAGCGTATCAGCCTGTAAAGCCCATGGACAGTTTATCTACAGGCCAGAGTGAATATAATCAAGTCACTAGCAAACAAGTGGTCCTAGATGAAAGTGGCCACACAGCCCATCTCTCCAGTTTTTATTCCTCgaataaatcaaaagaaaccaGGCCCCAGATATCAGGCCCATGCAAAAATTACCCTTCAGTTGACCAATCAGGTGAAGCATCTCCATTTCAGAATAAGATAAATGAACCTATAAAAAGATTGCCAGTGGCAGAGAGTTGGCATCATGAAAGGGACATTACTTCACCAGCATGGCAACATCCTTCAAATATTGGGAGTGGAACTCCTACTCCTTTGCAGAAAGACAAATCTCTAATTGGTGAATCGAATCCCAACTTTAAAGTTATGTCCCTAAAAGAAAAAGTGGATGAACCCAATACAGAACAGGTCTATAACCGCTCTCAATTTGAGAATTTGAGAAAGTTTTGGGACTTAGGAGCCAATCCAAACAGTGAAGATAATGTTGAAAAGAATACTACCACAATAAACCAGAAATATTCGGTGCCTTTTAATAGCCAGAAACACAAAGGATTCAGTGACATTAAATCACCAGGAAAGAACATCCATGAAATAGGGCTGGttccaggtaaaaaaaaaattctggcaagagaggaaacagagaaattaaattcaaagtgCACACTCCAGGTGTTACCAGATGAAACCGTATTTCCATTGACATCATCCAGAAAGTCTACTCATCATTTGCCAGGAAACGAGTCATCAAAGGAAAATGTGGGAAAGAATACAAAATGGTTTGTTACGCCAGTGTTCAAGGAAGAAAAGGATTACTCAGACCACGAGATTCAAGAAGCCATCGTTAAAACGAGTGTTTTGTCTAAAGACTACAAAGACACTTTTAATGACAGCTTACAGAAGCTACTTTCAGAAGCTTCATCACTAGCCATGCATCCTTCTGGTGGAAAAGCTCATGGAAAACAAATGTCAGAACCAgatatttctggaaataaaacATGGCCTCAAGATACAGGTTTTGCTGATACTAAGGAAGAAGACAAAGGACATAAGGAGACCATTAATGAGCATGTAGATAAAACAGTAGCTCCTCTGAAGGTTAAGCCGAACACTTGGACTGCTGGTCTAGACAAACTCCTGAAGGAAGCAACTGGAACTTCACCCTGTCCCTTGCCAATCATGTTGGAGCCTGTTACTACTAGGATCAACTCTGAGCCTGAAGAGGGTAGTAGAATTTatgaaaaaggaatagaagggagtCACAACACATCAGCCTATCAGAAAGAAATAGCTCCTTTTCCAAAGCGGAAAGAAACTTTGGGAATTAAAGCTTTCCCCCCAAAAGATGAAAGTG GTTCAGAAGAAGAACCCAGTCCTGTCTTGAAAACTTTGGAAAGGAGTGCTGCTAGGAAAATGCCTTCCAAAAGTCTAGAAGACATTTCATCAGATTCACCAA ATCAAGCTAAAGTAGATAATCTGCCTGAAGAATTAGTACGTAGTGCTGAAGATG ATCAAAAAGCAGATCAGGAACCAGATACAAATGAATGCATACCAGGAA TTTCCACAGTGCCTTCACAACCTGATAATCCATTTTCCCACCCTGACAAACTCAAAAGGATGAGCAAGTCCGTTCCAGCATTTCTCCAAGATGAG AGTGATGACAGAGAAACAGATACAGCATCAGAAAGCAGTTACCAGCTCAGCAGACACAAGAAGAGCCCAAGCTCTTTAACCAATCTTAGCAGCTCCTCTGGCATGACGTCCCTCTCGTCT GTGAGCGGCAGTGTGATGAGCGTATACAGTGGAGACTTTGGCAATCTGGAAGTAAAAGGAAATATTCAGTTTGCCATCGACTATGTGGACTCACTGAAGGAGTTACATGTCTTTGTGGCCCAGTGTAAAGACCTAGCAGCAGCGGATATTAAAAAACAACGCTCAGATCC ATATGTAAAGACCTATTTGTTACCAGACAAGGGCAAAATGGGCAAGAAGAAAACACTTGTAGTGAAGAAGACTTTGAATCCTGTGTATAATGAGATATTGCGG TATAAAATCGAAaagcaaatcttaaaaacacaaaaactgaacGTCTCCGTTTGGCATCGGGATACATTTAAGCGTAATAGTTTTCTAGGGGAAGTGGAACTGGACTTGGAAACTTGGGACTGGGAcaacaaacagaacaaacaatTGAAGTGGTACCCTCTGAAGCGAAAG ACTGCACCAGTTCCCCTTGAAGCAGAAAACAGAGGTGAAATGAAGTTAGCTCTCCAGTACGTCCCAGAGCCAACTCCTG GTAAAAAGCTTCCTACAACGGGAGAAGTGCACATCTGGGTAAAGGAATGTCTTGATCTACCACAGCTAAGGGGCAGCCATCTAAATTCTTTTGTTAAATG TATCATCCTTCCAGATACAAGTAGGAAAAGTCGCCAGAAAACAAGAGCTGTAGGGAAAACCACCAATCCTGTCTTCAACCACACCATGGTGTATGATGGATTCAGGCCTGAAGACCTGACAGAAGCCTGTGTAGAGCTTACTGTCTGGGACCATCACAAATTAACCAACCAGTTTTTGGGAGGTCTTCGGATTGGCTTTGGAACAG gtAAAAGCTATGGTACTGAAGTGGATTGGATGGACTCTACATCAGAAGAAGTTGCTCTCTGGGAAAAGATGGTAAATTCCCCCAACACTTGGATTGAAGCAACCCTGCCTCTCAGAATGCTGTTGATTGCCAAGATTTCAAAATGA
- the SYTL2 gene encoding synaptotagmin-like protein 2 isoform X15, protein MSDDRETDTASESSYQLSRHKKSPSSLTNLSSSSGMTSLSSVSGSVMSVYSGDFGNLEVKGNIQFAIDYVDSLKELHVFVAQCKDLAAADIKKQRSDPYVKTYLLPDKGKMGKKKTLVVKKTLNPVYNEILRYKIEKQILKTQKLNVSVWHRDTFKRNSFLGEVELDLETWDWDNKQNKQLKWYPLKRKTAPVPLEAENRGEMKLALQYVPEPTPGKKLPTTGEVHIWVKECLDLPQLRGSHLNSFVKCIILPDTSRKSRQKTRAVGKTTNPVFNHTMVYDGFRPEDLTEACVELTVWDHHKLTNQFLGGLRIGFGTGKSYGTEVDWMDSTSEEVALWEKMVNSPNTWIEATLPLRMLLIAKISK, encoded by the exons ATG AGTGATGACAGAGAAACAGATACAGCATCAGAAAGCAGTTACCAGCTCAGCAGACACAAGAAGAGCCCAAGCTCTTTAACCAATCTTAGCAGCTCCTCTGGCATGACGTCCCTCTCGTCT GTGAGCGGCAGTGTGATGAGCGTATACAGTGGAGACTTTGGCAATCTGGAAGTAAAAGGAAATATTCAGTTTGCCATCGACTATGTGGACTCACTGAAGGAGTTACATGTCTTTGTGGCCCAGTGTAAAGACCTAGCAGCAGCGGATATTAAAAAACAACGCTCAGATCC ATATGTAAAGACCTATTTGTTACCAGACAAGGGCAAAATGGGCAAGAAGAAAACACTTGTAGTGAAGAAGACTTTGAATCCTGTGTATAATGAGATATTGCGG TATAAAATCGAAaagcaaatcttaaaaacacaaaaactgaacGTCTCCGTTTGGCATCGGGATACATTTAAGCGTAATAGTTTTCTAGGGGAAGTGGAACTGGACTTGGAAACTTGGGACTGGGAcaacaaacagaacaaacaatTGAAGTGGTACCCTCTGAAGCGAAAG ACTGCACCAGTTCCCCTTGAAGCAGAAAACAGAGGTGAAATGAAGTTAGCTCTCCAGTACGTCCCAGAGCCAACTCCTG GTAAAAAGCTTCCTACAACGGGAGAAGTGCACATCTGGGTAAAGGAATGTCTTGATCTACCACAGCTAAGGGGCAGCCATCTAAATTCTTTTGTTAAATG TATCATCCTTCCAGATACAAGTAGGAAAAGTCGCCAGAAAACAAGAGCTGTAGGGAAAACCACCAATCCTGTCTTCAACCACACCATGGTGTATGATGGATTCAGGCCTGAAGACCTGACAGAAGCCTGTGTAGAGCTTACTGTCTGGGACCATCACAAATTAACCAACCAGTTTTTGGGAGGTCTTCGGATTGGCTTTGGAACAG gtAAAAGCTATGGTACTGAAGTGGATTGGATGGACTCTACATCAGAAGAAGTTGCTCTCTGGGAAAAGATGGTAAATTCCCCCAACACTTGGATTGAAGCAACCCTGCCTCTCAGAATGCTGTTGATTGCCAAGATTTCAAAATGA